A window of Argopecten irradians isolate NY chromosome 1, Ai_NY, whole genome shotgun sequence contains these coding sequences:
- the LOC138324525 gene encoding T-box transcription factor T-like — protein sequence MLDSATTCDFKLETKDLGDSGFAELENCCEMKSTHLNVSHLLNAVDSEMTVGSEKGDPTERQLHVKLEDKELWGKFKEFTNEMIVTKNGRRMFPVFRVTISGLDPNAMYTVLLDFTQVDTHRWKYVNGDWVAGGKAEPAAPNCVYIHPDSPNFGAHWMKETVTFSKVKLTNKLNGGGQIMLNSLHKYEPRVHIVKVNNSQKKRITSFSFPETQFIAVTAYQNEEITALKIKHNPFAKAFLDAKERPDQKDFTEDALDGQRSLSHLASTWYIPPGGHSLVPPPAHQFPNAINLSNAHCDRLSLRQSRTTPYPHPYQRRSPPHGGYPRDVSSNIPVLNIPDNWPHMSTGGHGMLGQSSTSAPQSQYGVWPMAGPIGNLSPNQNCAMPYLRSSAPYTLCNSTTTISSVPNVTLSNSVPTSSFETCDISPFASNRDVFKNNAWGALSPPPI from the exons ATGTTAGATTCGGCAACAACCTGCGACTTCAAACTGGAAACGAAGGATCTTGGAGATTCTGGTTTTGCGGAATTAGAAAATTGTTGTGAAATGAAATCAACACACCTGAATGTTTCTCACCTGCTCAATGCAGTGGACAGTGAAATGACAGTTGGCAGTGAGAAGGGAGATCCCACAGAAAGACAGTTACATGTTAAACTCGAAGACAAGGAATTATGGGGAAAATTCAAGGAGTTTACAAACGAAATGATCGTCACGAAAAACGGCAG GCGGATGTTTCCGGTGTTTCGGGTAACCATTTCCGGTTTGGACCCTAATGCTATGTACACGGTCCTATTAGACTTCACACAAGTTGATACTCACAGATGGAAATACGTAAATGGCGACTGGGTTGCGGGGGGTAAGGCCGAACCGGCCGCACCTAACTGCGTGTACATCCACCCCGACTCGCCAAACTTTGGCGCTCATTGGATGAAGGAGACCGTGACCTTCAGCAAGGTCAAACTAACCAACAAACTCAACGGTGGCGGACAG ATTATGCTGAACTCATTACATAAATACGAGCCCCGTGTACACATCGTCAAGGTGAACAATTCTCAGAAGAAAAGAATCACAAGTTTTAGCTTCCCAGAGACCCAGTTTATCGCCGTCACAGCCTATCAGAATGAAGAG ATAACTGCcttgaaaataaaacacaacCCTTTTGCCAAGGCTTTTCTGGACGCCAAAGAAAG ACCTGATCAGAAAGATTTTACAGAGGATGCCTTGGACGGCCAGCGGTCACTCTCACATT TGGCGAGTACATGGTACATACCCCCAGGAGGTCACTCATTGGTCCCACCTCCTGCACATCAGTTTCCAAATGCCATCAACCTGTCCAACGCCCACTGTGACCGCCTCAGTCTCAGACAGTCAAGGACCACGCCCTACCCACATCCGTACCAAAGACGCTCTCCACCTCACG GAGGCTACCCTAGAGATGTTAGCAGCAATATACCTGTTCTAAATATACCCGATAACTGGCCACATATGTCTACCGGAGGACACGGAATGCTGGGACAATCAAGTACGTCAGCTCCGCAGTCACAGTACGGAGTCTGGCCAATGGCTGGACCGATCGGAAACCTATCACCCAATCAGAACTGTGCAATGCCGTACCTGCGCTCAAGCGCCCCCTACACGTTATGTAACAGCACAACAACGATCTCAAGTGTACCAAACGTGACTCTGTCAAACTCAGTGCCTACTTCATCATTTGAAACATGTGATATTTCACCCTTCGCATCCAATCGTGATGTTTTTAAGAACAACGCATGGGGTGCCCTGTCTCCTCCACCGATCTAA